A genomic region of uncultured Roseibium sp. contains the following coding sequences:
- a CDS encoding isochorismatase family cysteine hydrolase, with protein sequence MSEPTQWDLKRTALLTIDLQNDFLHPEGAYGRAGQRADSIAALPARIRPLVVALRKRGGHYISAQFTLVPDADGEPLIAPHLKKLRPFLGKGDFAPGSFGNTLVDTLYPADFVVEKVAYSAFYQTRLEYIMRAVGIDTLIVGGIVTNGGVASTLRDAHLRNIDTVLLTDGSAAFDNKVHEATLLSLGTVTAEMSCEEVLAWLEKTS encoded by the coding sequence ATGAGTGAACCGACCCAGTGGGACCTGAAGAGAACCGCCCTGCTGACGATCGATCTGCAGAATGACTTCCTCCATCCGGAAGGCGCCTATGGCCGCGCAGGTCAGCGCGCCGACAGCATCGCGGCGCTGCCCGCCCGCATCAGGCCGCTTGTCGTCGCCTTGAGAAAACGCGGCGGCCACTACATCTCGGCGCAGTTCACGCTTGTGCCGGATGCCGACGGCGAACCGTTGATCGCCCCGCACCTGAAGAAGTTGAGGCCCTTCCTCGGCAAGGGCGACTTTGCACCGGGCAGTTTCGGCAACACGCTGGTGGATACGCTCTACCCGGCGGATTTCGTTGTCGAGAAAGTTGCCTATTCGGCCTTCTACCAGACCCGCCTGGAATACATCATGCGGGCCGTTGGCATCGACACCCTCATCGTCGGCGGCATTGTCACCAATGGTGGTGTCGCGTCGACTTTGCGGGACGCGCATTTGCGCAACATCGACACGGTTCTGCTCACCGATGGCAGCGCGGCCTTCGACAACAAGGTGCATGAGGCGACGCTGCTGTCGCTTGGTACGGTGACCGCTGAAATGTCGTGTGAAGAAGTGCTGGCCTGGCTGGAGAAAACGTCATGA
- a CDS encoding isocitrate lyase/phosphoenolpyruvate mutase family protein — MSLKTRLQQNRILVAPGVYDGLTAAIAASAGFEALYLSGAAVAYTRLGRPDIGLTSVTEMTETMGLIADRTDLPVIIDADTGFGNALNAQRTMGLYERAGASALQVEDQTYPKRCGHLSDKSLIPAAEMAGKVKAMADARRSAETLIIARTDAIAVEGFSAAIDRAETYLEAGADVLFVEAPQSREQLSGIAKHFEGRVPLLANMVEGGATPITGADDLEEQGYSIVIFPGGIVRAIARTAGDYYQSLHENGSNRPFAARMYDFDGLNGVIGTAEMLAKGAAYDRDES, encoded by the coding sequence ATGAGCCTCAAGACCCGTCTCCAACAGAACAGGATCCTTGTCGCGCCCGGTGTCTATGATGGCCTGACGGCGGCAATCGCGGCGTCGGCGGGCTTCGAGGCGCTCTATCTCAGCGGCGCGGCGGTGGCCTATACGCGTCTCGGCAGGCCCGATATCGGGCTGACCTCCGTGACTGAAATGACGGAAACCATGGGCCTGATAGCGGACCGGACCGACCTGCCCGTCATCATCGATGCGGATACCGGCTTCGGCAACGCGCTCAATGCGCAGCGCACGATGGGGCTATACGAGCGGGCGGGTGCGTCGGCGCTCCAGGTCGAAGACCAGACATATCCGAAACGCTGCGGTCACCTGTCGGACAAGTCGCTCATTCCGGCCGCGGAGATGGCGGGCAAGGTGAAGGCGATGGCGGATGCGCGCCGGTCAGCCGAAACACTGATCATTGCGCGCACGGACGCGATCGCAGTCGAGGGATTTTCGGCGGCCATCGACCGAGCGGAAACCTACCTTGAGGCCGGTGCCGACGTCCTGTTTGTCGAAGCGCCGCAGTCCCGCGAACAGCTTTCCGGCATAGCAAAGCACTTTGAAGGAAGAGTTCCGCTCCTGGCCAACATGGTGGAGGGCGGCGCGACCCCGATCACCGGAGCGGATGATCTGGAAGAGCAGGGCTATTCCATCGTGATCTTCCCGGGCGGGATCGTGCGCGCCATCGCGCGTACGGCGGGTGACTATTATCAGAGCTTGCACGAGAACGGCAGCAACAGGCCCTTTGCCGCACGTATGTATGATTTCGACGGCCTCAATGGGGTGATCGGAACGGCCGAGATGCTGGCGAAAGGGGCCGCCTATGATCGCGACGAAAGCTGA
- a CDS encoding FAD-dependent oxidoreductase, with protein MIATKAEVAAPPEAFDLDCETLIIGAGAGGLVAALAAHEAGQSVLVIEADPIPRGSTALSAGLIPAAGTKAQAKAGIADDPAQFAADIQAKAGSENEQVLVDRLAVNSAPAIDWLTETHGLPFTVITNFDYPGHSRRRMHGLPARSGAELIDTLRATCERAEIDIICERRALRLFRGGERIAGVEVVSPDGGAETIGCRKLILACNGFGGNRELVKRHLPDIENGLWFGHDGNRGEAVLWGNELGADLVHLGAYQGHGNVAHPHGILITWAVITEGGVQVNRNGERFWNEAQGYSEAARAVLSQPGGEAFAIFDSRIAEIARQFEDFKQAETARAIKTSTTLEGLALELGLPEAPFVETIRSLPQDGTDVFGRRFGDSRLEPPFRGVRVTGALFHTQGGLRTNDQARVMRKDGSAFANLFACGGAACGVSGSSDSGYLSGNGLLSAVVLGRMAGAAPLV; from the coding sequence ATGATCGCGACGAAAGCTGAGGTCGCCGCCCCGCCAGAAGCCTTCGACCTGGACTGTGAAACCCTGATTATCGGCGCGGGCGCGGGCGGTCTCGTTGCAGCGCTTGCCGCGCATGAAGCCGGACAATCCGTTCTCGTGATCGAGGCGGACCCGATCCCCAGAGGCTCGACGGCGCTTTCCGCCGGCCTGATACCGGCAGCCGGAACGAAGGCACAGGCGAAGGCCGGGATCGCCGATGATCCTGCCCAGTTTGCCGCCGATATACAGGCGAAGGCTGGAAGCGAGAACGAGCAGGTGCTGGTTGACCGGCTGGCGGTCAACTCCGCTCCGGCCATCGACTGGCTGACCGAAACCCATGGCCTGCCTTTCACGGTAATTACCAATTTCGACTACCCCGGACACAGTCGGCGGCGGATGCATGGCCTGCCGGCAAGGTCGGGCGCCGAGCTGATTGACACGTTGCGAGCAACCTGCGAACGGGCGGAGATCGATATCATCTGCGAGCGGCGGGCGCTGCGCCTCTTTCGCGGCGGCGAACGAATTGCAGGCGTTGAGGTTGTGTCTCCGGACGGCGGCGCCGAAACGATTGGCTGCCGGAAGCTGATCCTCGCCTGCAACGGCTTTGGCGGCAATCGAGAACTCGTCAAAAGACATCTCCCTGACATAGAGAACGGGCTCTGGTTCGGACATGACGGCAACCGCGGCGAAGCGGTCCTGTGGGGCAACGAGCTGGGCGCGGATCTTGTTCATCTCGGAGCCTACCAGGGGCATGGAAACGTCGCCCATCCGCACGGGATCCTCATTACCTGGGCGGTGATTACCGAGGGCGGTGTGCAGGTGAACAGGAATGGTGAACGGTTCTGGAACGAGGCACAGGGCTATTCGGAAGCCGCGCGGGCGGTTCTTTCCCAACCCGGCGGCGAAGCTTTTGCGATATTCGACAGCCGCATTGCGGAGATCGCGCGCCAGTTCGAGGATTTCAAACAGGCCGAAACCGCTCGGGCGATCAAGACGAGCACCACGCTCGAGGGATTGGCGCTGGAACTGGGTTTGCCCGAGGCGCCCTTTGTGGAAACAATCCGCTCGTTACCGCAGGACGGTACAGATGTTTTCGGCAGAAGGTTTGGAGACAGCCGCCTGGAGCCCCCCTTTCGCGGTGTCCGCGTCACGGGTGCGCTGTTTCATACGCAAGGCGGTCTTCGCACCAACGATCAGGCGCGCGTCATGCGCAAGGACGGATCGGCGTTTGCCAATCTCTTTGCCTGCGGCGGGGCCGCGTGCGGCGTCTCGGGATCATCCGACAGCGGCTACCTGTCCGGCAATGGTCTTTTGAGCGCCGTTGTTCTGGGACGTATGGCGGGGGCTGCGCCGCTGGTCTGA
- a CDS encoding aldo/keto reductase, producing the protein MTAPPPRQKLADGLEISRILTGLWQVADMEKDGVTLDPDKAADDLEAYFSAGFSTFDMADHYGSAEIISGRLLTRYGADNRPQIFTKWCPEPGPMTADIVRRGVQERMDRLGTDCIDLLQFHWWSFEHPAWLDALHEMTRLQQEGLIKALGVTNFDAAHLRLALSDGIPLVTNQVSFSMIDRRARGPLSQLCAERGVRLLGYGTLCGGFLSDRWLGKPEPAEISDWSKMKYKRFIDAAGGWSGFQGILSAASEIAAKHGVSIANVATRWVLEQDAVAGIIVGARIGETEHIADNRKPFSFALDPEDHQRLEQAFRATGEVPGDCGDEYRKPPFLTASGDLSHHLAGMPLAHDAVAAPHRPDATKVLTGSDWEEIAGYCRAQKIGDRILVSGTTAVAGAARAVAPGDAGAQTTYILDKILAALTALGAGANDVVRTRIYIVDEADVLDISRAHGRVFSGIKPANTLVVIAGLIGDHKVEIEAEALLQAT; encoded by the coding sequence CTATTTTTCTGCCGGATTTTCCACCTTCGACATGGCCGATCACTACGGCAGCGCCGAGATCATTTCCGGCCGGCTGCTGACAAGGTACGGCGCGGACAACCGCCCCCAGATCTTCACCAAGTGGTGCCCCGAACCCGGTCCGATGACAGCAGACATCGTGCGTCGGGGCGTGCAGGAGCGGATGGACCGGCTCGGCACGGACTGTATCGATCTGCTGCAGTTCCACTGGTGGAGCTTCGAACATCCCGCCTGGCTGGACGCGCTTCACGAGATGACGCGCCTGCAGCAGGAAGGTCTCATAAAGGCCCTGGGCGTCACCAATTTCGATGCCGCGCATCTTCGTCTTGCGCTGTCGGACGGCATTCCGCTTGTCACCAACCAGGTGTCGTTTTCCATGATCGACCGGCGCGCCCGCGGTCCGCTGTCGCAGCTTTGCGCCGAGCGGGGTGTCCGGCTGCTCGGATACGGCACGCTGTGCGGCGGCTTCCTGTCGGATCGCTGGCTCGGAAAGCCTGAACCCGCCGAGATCAGCGACTGGTCGAAGATGAAATACAAGCGTTTCATCGACGCTGCCGGTGGCTGGTCAGGCTTTCAGGGTATCCTGTCCGCTGCAAGCGAGATTGCCGCAAAGCACGGCGTTTCGATCGCAAATGTGGCAACGCGCTGGGTGCTGGAACAGGACGCGGTCGCCGGGATCATCGTCGGCGCCCGGATCGGCGAAACCGAGCATATCGCCGACAACCGCAAGCCCTTTTCCTTCGCACTGGACCCCGAAGATCACCAGCGGCTCGAGCAGGCCTTTCGCGCGACCGGGGAGGTTCCCGGAGACTGTGGCGACGAGTATCGCAAACCGCCTTTCCTGACCGCGTCGGGGGACTTGAGCCATCATCTTGCGGGCATGCCGCTCGCCCATGATGCCGTTGCCGCACCCCATCGCCCGGACGCTACAAAGGTGCTCACGGGGTCCGACTGGGAAGAGATCGCCGGCTATTGCCGTGCCCAGAAGATCGGCGACAGGATCCTCGTCTCGGGCACGACGGCGGTCGCAGGCGCTGCCCGGGCGGTCGCGCCCGGTGATGCCGGTGCGCAAACCACCTACATTCTCGACAAGATCCTGGCGGCGCTGACCGCACTCGGCGCCGGCGCCAATGACGTGGTGAGGACGCGGATTTACATCGTCGACGAGGCGGATGTGCTCGACATTTCAAGAGCCCATGGGCGCGTCTTTTCCGGCATCAAGCCGGCGAACACGCTTGTCGTCATTGCCGGGCTGATCGGCGACCACAAGGTGGAAATTGAGGCCGAGGCACTCCTGCAGGCGACGTGA